A genomic stretch from Oreochromis niloticus isolate F11D_XX linkage group LG11, O_niloticus_UMD_NMBU, whole genome shotgun sequence includes:
- the LOC100710431 gene encoding serum paraoxonase/arylesterase 2: MGKLAYISLFVAVLSVLLGERFINLRKRCLATREIVPKHLPNCVALKNLDYGSEDITILENGLAFISTGLKFPGLPSSDVPGKIFLLDLQDSQMKPVELRMPRNFDLDSFNPHGISVYIDPSDSTVYLFVVNHPQQKSQVELFKFVEEDRALEHLKTIKHELLYSVNDIVAVGVDSFYATNDHYFNQEILKVFVEPLLPLSWANVVYYSSEEVKVVSEGYFFANGINMSPDKRYIYVVEFFDQKVHVLERKEDNSLANVKSVAVGTLCDNVEVDPENGDLWLGCHPNAWKALMFDPKDPPGSEIIRIQNVHSDQPVVTQVYADNGHVIMGSSVAATYGGKLLIGSVFHKALCCDLQ, from the exons ATGGGAAAGCTGGCATACATTTCGCTTTTTGTAGCTGTCTTGTCGGTGCTGTTAGGAGAGAGGTTTATCAACCTGAG GAAAAGGTGCCTTGCTACTAGAGAGATTGTCCCGAAACACCTCCCCAACTGTGTTGCACTCAAAAATCTGG ATTATGGATCGGAGGATATAACGATCCTGGAAAACGGACTCGCCTTTATCAGCACT GGTCTGAAGTTTCCTGGACTGCCTTCCTCGGATGTGCCTGGAAAGATATTTCTGCTTGATCTACAGGATTCTCAGATGAAACCAGTAGAGCTCCGCATGCCAAGGAACTTTGATCTTGACTCTTTCAACCCTCATGGCATCAGTGTATACATTGATCCAAGTG ATAGCACAGTCTACCTATTTGTTGTCAATCATCCTCAACAAAAAAGCCAAGTGGAGCTATTCAAGTTTGTGGAGGAGGACCGTGCCCTAGAACAcctgaaaacaataaaacatgaacTTCTCTACAG CGTAAATGATATTGTTGCAGTGGGAGTGGATAGCTTCTATGCAACAAATGATCACTATTTTAACCAAGAAATCCTGAAAGTATTTGTGGAGCCTTTACTGCCTCTGTCGTGGGCTAATGTTGTGTACTAtagtagtgaggaggtaaaagtGGTCTCTGAGGGTTATTTCTTTGCAAATGGAATCAACATGTCACCAGACAAAAG GTATATTTATGTCGTAGAATTTTTTGACCAAAAAGTGCACGTGTTGGAGCGGAAAGAAGACAATTCATTGGCCAACGTCAAG TCTGTTGCTGTGGGTACACTCTGTGACAACGTCGAGGTCGACCCTGAAAATGGTGACCTTTGGTTAGGCTGTCACCCTAATGCATGGAAGGCTCTCATGTTTGACCCCAAAGACCCACCAGGATCAGAG ATCATCCGTATCCAGAACGTTCATTCTGATCAGCCGGTGGTTACACAGGTGTACGCAGACAATGGACATGTGATCATGGGCTCTTCTGTAGCTGCTACGTATGGAGGGAAGTTGCTCATTGGCTCTGTGTTCCACAAAGCCTTGTGCTGTGATTTACAATAG
- the LOC100534434 gene encoding casein kinase II subunit alpha, with translation MSGPVPSRSRVYPDVNTQRPREYWDYESHVVEWGNQDDYQLVRKLGRGKYSEVFEAINITNNEKVVVKILKPVKKKKIKREIKILENLRGGPNIISLLDIVKDPVSRTPALVFEHVNNTDFKQLYQTLSDFDIRFYMYEILKALDYCHSMGIMHRDVKPHNVMIDHEHRKLRLIDWGLAEFYHPNQEYNVRVASRYFKGPELLVDYQMYDYSLDMWSLGCMLASMIFRKEPFFHGHDNYDQLVRIAKVLGTEDLYDYIDKYNIELDPRFNDILGRHSRKRWERFVHSENQHLVSTEALDFLDKLLRYDHQARLTAREAMDHPYFYPIVKDQGRGATPGGMAASSTPVSSSSMMAGITSMSSTQPMANIAGSPVIPAPNTLATQVPAATGAQP, from the exons ATGTCTGGCCCTGTTCCAAGCCGCTCTCGAGTTTACCCTgatgtaaacacacagagaccTCGGGAATACTGGGACTATGAGTCCCATGTTGTTGAATGGGG caaCCAAGACGACTATCAGCTAGTCAGAAAACTAGGGAGAGGCAAATATAGTGAAGTGTTTGAAGCCATAAACATCACAAACAATGAAAAAGTGGTCGTCAAAATACTGAAG CCtgtcaagaaaaagaaaatcaagagAGAAATAAAGATCCTGGAGAATTTGAGGGGTGGTCCAAATATCATCTCACTGTTAGATATCGTCAAGGACCCTGtg TCACGGACCCCAGCTCTGGTGTTTGAACATGTCAACAACACAGACTTCAAG CAATTGTATCAAACTCTGTCCGACTTTGACATACGGttctacatgtatgaaatcttaAAG GCTCTGGATTACTGCCACAGTATGGGAATTATGCACAGAGACGTCAAGCCACACAATGTAATGATTGACCATGAACATAGAAAG CTCCGTCTAATCGATTGGGGTTTGGCTGAATTCTACCATCCAAACCAAGAATACAACGTGAGAGTGGCATCCAGGTACTTCAAAGGACCTGAACTGCTGGTAGACTACCAG ATGTATGACTACAGCTTGGACATGTGGAGTTTGGGTTGCATGCTCGCCAGCATGATCTTCAGGAAGGAACCTTTCTTTCATGGTCATGACAACTATGATCAG cttgtgCGAATTGCAAAAGTACTTGGCACAGAGGACCTGTATGACTACATTGACAAGTACAACATTGAGCTGGATCCACGGTTCAATGACATTCTGGGAAG GCATTCCCGCAAAAGGTGGGAAAGGTTTGTGCACAGCGAGAACCAGCACCTAGTCAGTACAGAGGCTCTAGACTTCCTTGACAAACTGCTGCGTTACGACCATCAAGCCCGCCTCACGGCCAGAGAGGCCATGGATCATCCTTACTTCT ATCCCATCGTAAAAGATCAGGGAAGGGGGGCCACTCCTGGAGGGATGGCTGCCAGCTCCACTCCAGTCAGCTCCTCAAGTATGATGGCCG GCATCACCTCAATGTCCTCCACACAGCCCATGGCTAACATTGCTGGATCACCCGTCATCCCCGCCCCCAACACCCTGGCCACACAAGTCCCTGCAGCCACCGGGGCCCAGCCCTGA